The stretch of DNA tggtgtagtgatgtagtgtgtagtgacgtagtgggaagtagtgacgtagtgggaagtagtgacgtagtgggaagtagtgacgtagtgggaagtagtgattgtttctggacagggcctATTGTGTATGTCTGCATGTGTGTTCTCTCCTCCAAGACCCTGACCCCTGAACCCcttgtgtctctctccaggcggTCTGTGTTTGATCCACGGCGGCGTGCGTCTGTGTAGCTGTCGCTCCGGTTTCACCGGCCAGCGCTGTGAGATCAACATCAACGAGTGTGCCGGTAACCCCTGCACCAACGGAGGGACCTGCCTGGACCGCATCAACGACTACACCTGTGCCTGCCCCCCGGGGTACGCCGGACGAAACTGCGACCGCAGCCTGGACGAGTGCTCCAGCCACCCCTGTCTTAACGGAGGGCTCTGCACAGGGGGAGGAGGGTCGGGGAAACCCCCTGCCACCTGTATCTGTCCCGCTGGCTTCACCGGATCACGCTGCCAGTTCTTTGCTGTGACTCTGCCGGTGGGTGGGGAGAGGATCAATGGGGAGGGCCAAGATGGCTTCCAGTGGGCGGCAGTTTCCTTGGCTGTAGGGCTGGTTGCATTACTGGTGCTGCTATGCATGGTTGGCCTGGCTCTACGGCACATCCACAGGCAGACCGGCAGGgacaggggagatggggagaccATGAACAACCTATCAGATGTACAGAGGGATAACCTAATCCCCGCCTCCCAGCTGAAGAACACCAATCAGAAGGTTGGACTGGAAGTGGACTGCGAATCAGAGAAGTCAAACTTCATCCATAAGAACTATCAATTGGACTCGTATAGTAACGCAAAGTCAAAGGAGTTGAAGGATGATACGTCGCAAGAGGATAAAAGCAAAAGTCATGTGATCTACGACAAGTGTTTAGAAGAGAAAATACCGCTGAGTAGAATGTACAGgtaagaaaagcatttttttttttgtctaaatTAAGCTTTTCGATGAGTTTTATCTTGATTCTGTAATGTTAGACCACATCTGCAAACATGAAGAACTAGCCAACTGCTTCTGCAATGACACATTGAGACATAGGCTACTAACAGCTCTATACTTACAGCTCTATAGTCTAGGAAACTGTTTCAGTACAGCTCTATACTTACAGCTCTATAATACAGCTCTATACTCTAGGAAACTGTTTCAGTACAGCTCTATACTTACAGCTCTATACTTACAGCTTATACTTACAGCTCTATACTCTAGGAAACTGTTTCAGTACAGCTCTATACTTACAGCTCTATACTTACAGCTCTATACTCTAGGAAACTGTTTCAGTACAGCTCTATACTTACAGCTCTATACTCTAGGAAACTGTTTCAGGACAGCTCTATACTTACAGCTCTATACTTACAGCTCTATACTCTAGGAAACTGTTTCAGCACAGCTCTATACTTACAGCTCTAGGAAACTGTTTCTGTACAGCTCTATACTTACAGCTCTATACTCTAGGAAACTGTTTCAGTACAGCTCTATACTTACAGCTCTATACTTACAGCTCTAGGAAACTGTTTCAGTACAGCTCTATACTTACAGCTCTATACTCTAGGAAACTGTTTCAGTACAGCTCTATACTTACAGCTCTATACTCTAGGAAACTGTTTCAGTACAGCTCTATACGTACAGCTCTATACTTACAGCTCTATACTCTAGGAAACTGTTTCAGTACAGCTCTATACTTACAGCTCTAGGAAACTGTTTCAGTACAGCTCTATACTTACAGCTCTATACTCTAGGAAACTGTTTCAGTACAGCTCTATACTTACAGCTCTATACTTACAGCTCTATACTTACAGCTCTAGGAAACTGTTTCAGTACACCTCTTGAAAACAGCTCTATACTTACAGCTCTATACTTACAGCCGCAATTCAATATGTGTGTGAAAGGTCAAGGCCATTCTATGGGCTCTACATCTTTTCTGATacccccatccacccacccagccaAAGGATCAACAGTCAAGTCCGACGACTTAAACCATAACCCCCAATCCCCCACCTCCAAGCTTCTAGCTTGCGAATGATCTTTTAATCTCATTAACTCCAAAGACTTTTACTAAAAACAGACCACAACAGACAGACTCCTTAGAAACACAATACTGGTCTTAATTTGCACACAGTTAATATGTTTGACTGTTGCTGAGCCATActcccctccccctgtctctctgtgtgtagaagGGGGATTGTACAGAAGTGGTATGAAATTGggggggagagaaaaaaagactGATTATTTTTTCCAAACTTTCAGCTTTTTTTACGTCTTACAGGATATGTCAGGTAGCCATTTCTACTcctcacacactgtcactacgGAAACGGTGAAAAAGTCTCAGTAAAAGTAGAACCATAAACAATAGTAATCATTTTGATTAACCTTGTATGACAGTTAAAACATTGTTTTATGTTATTTGTATACCAAATTAACAAATGAGTAAAAAACGTTGTTTTAAAACTGATTCTAAAAAATcttttaaattgaattgagagtaaTATTATCTCTTGTCTTCTGTAAAATGTTCATTGTTGATCGTATGAATCTGAAACTTGTTGATTGATTGAATTATGCATCGTATTAATGATGTTGTTTCGATGTTCACATTTTTCAAATTCTTTACCTACTTTTATTTTGTGCAAAATAACAGGCGTTTCGGTGACAACTGGAAACCATACAGATACATAGAGAACTCTATATGGATATAACACATTTTACTATAGATGTTGAGTTCATGGGGCtgccaccattttaaagtagccaACTTGTTGGAAGTGGTCAGCCAATGATCAGAGAGTATTGTCTTCTTCAAATTGGATTGCCTATGGCTTGTAAACCAAAGAATAAGGTCATATCCCAGAGCCAAGATTTATACCAGGATTTTGGTCCCAAGATCCAACCCAGTGAGTTGACACCATGACAAGTTAAAGACCGAATGTATGTGGTGTCCAGAACAACACCACTGATCCAGAGTCCAGAGGCCGTTGCTTCAATTGTAAGAAAGTAAAGTAGAGTAAGcttgagtacagtagagtagggtagagtagagtagggtagagtagagtagggtacagtagagtagggtacagtagagtagggtatagtagagtagggtagagtagagtagggtagagtagagtagggtacagtagagtagggttcagtagagtagggtacagtagagtagggtacagtagggtatagtagagtagggtagagtagggtacagtagaatagggtacagtagagtagggtagagtagggtacagtagagtagggtacagtagagtagggtacagtagagtagggtggagtagggtagagtagagtagggtacagtagagtagggtacagtagggtagtgtacagtatagtagggtacggtacagtagggtacagtagggtacagtatagtagggtacggtacagtagagtacagtagggtacagtagggtacagtatagtagggtacggtacagtagggtacagtagggtacagtatagtagggtacggtacagtagagtacagtagggtacagtatagtagggtacggtacagtagggtacagtatagtagggtacagtatagtagggtacagtagggtacagtatagtagggtacagtatagtacagtatagtacagtatagtagggtacagtacagtagggtacagtacagtagggtacagtatagtagggtacagtacagtacagtacagtagggtacagtacagtagggtacagtacagtagggtacagtacagtagggtacaggagagtacagtatagtagagtacaggagagtacagtatagtacagtatagtagggtacagtacagtacagtagagtacagtatagtagggtacagtagagtagggtacagtatagtagggtacggtacagtagggtacagtagggtacagtatagtagggtacagtatagtagggtacagtagggtacagtatagtagggtacagtatagtacagtagagtacagtatagtagggtacagtacagtacagtagggtacagtatagtagggtacagtacagtacagtatagtagggtacagtatagtagggtacagtatagtagggtacagtaggggacagtatagtagggtacagtaca from Salvelinus fontinalis isolate EN_2023a chromosome 20, ASM2944872v1, whole genome shotgun sequence encodes:
- the LOC129817809 gene encoding delta-like protein 4, whose product is NTIDNPWIYIYWCVTAICLVGCSEGNGNCSRPGECVCREGWQGPFCDECKKYPACKHGTCQQPWQCNCKEGWGGLFCDQDLNFCTHHRPCVNGATCMNTGQGSYTCTCPPGFTGVNCELELQECDSDPCRNGGLCTNLDVGYRCSCPQGFEGSHCEHSLLTCADSPCFHSGQCHRKDNGHSYICECPPGYTGLNCEKRVDKCTSLPCANGGLCLIHGGVRLCSCRSGFTGQRCEININECAGNPCTNGGTCLDRINDYTCACPPGYAGRNCDRSLDECSSHPCLNGGLCTGGGGSGKPPATCICPAGFTGSRCQFFAVTLPVGGERINGEGQDGFQWAAVSLAVGLVALLVLLCMVGLALRHIHRQTGRDRGDGETMNNLSDVQRDNLIPASQLKNTNQKVGLEVDCESEKSNFIHKNYQLDSYSNAKSKELKDDTSQEDKSKSHVIYDKCLEEKIPLSRMYSEKSECRISTICSPRDSQIYQSVFVIGEERRACVIATEV